The segment GGGCCGCGCGTGCACGCTCCGCTCGGAGACGGCGGCTACCGCATCGAGCAGCACTTCCGCGCCTACGACGACGAACGCATCTACGGTCTGGGCCAGCACCAGCACGGCCTGCTGGACCAGAAGGGCTGCGTGCTCGACCTCGTCCAGCGCAACACCACCACGACCATCCCGTTCCTGTTCTCCTCCCGCGGATACGGGCTGCTGTGGAACAACCCCGCGATGGGCAGGGTGGAACTGGCACACGACGCCACCCGCTGGGTGGCTGACTCCGCCCATCAGATCGACTACTGGATCACGGCCGGCGAATCGCCGGCCCAGATCATGGCGAGCTATGCCGACGCCACGGGCCACGCCCCCCTCATTCCGGATTGGGCGGCCGGGTTCTGGCAGAGCAAGCTGCGCTATCGCACACAAGCCGAACTCCTCGCCGTGGCCAGACGCCACAAGGAGCTGGGCCTGCCGCTTTCGGCGATCGTCGCCGACTACTTCCACTGGGAGCGCATGGGGGACTGGAGCTTCGACCCGGAGTTCTGGCCCGATCCGCAGGCGATGGTCAAGGAGCTCGACCAGCTCGGCGTCAAGCTGGTGGTGTCGGTCTGGCCGACCGTGGAAGCCGACAGCGACAACTACCCCGAGATGCGCGCGGCCGGGCACCTGGTGAGCAGCGTGGAGGGTGGCCTGCTCACCCAGGACTGGCCGGCCAAGGGACGGGGCGAGAGCTTCGTACCCTCGGCCTACTACGACGCGACCGTCCCCGACGCCCGGCGCAAGCTCTGGCGGGAACTCCGTGAGCACTACTTCGACCTGGGCGTGGAGGCGTTCTGGCTGGACGCCTGCGAGCCCGATCTGACCCCGCGCAGGGCGGAGCAGGCGCTGTACGGGGCCGGCCCGGGACGGCAGGTCGGCAACATGTACGGCCACTACCACGCCCGCGGCCTCCACGACGGCCTGACCGAGGCGGGAGTCGCGCGGCCGCTCTCACTCGTCCGCTCGTGCTGGGCGGGCAGCCAGCGGTACGGCGTGGCCCTGTGGTCGGGAGACATCCGGCCCACCTGGGACGCGTTGGCCACTCAGGTCCGCACCGGTCTGAACGTCGCACTCAGCGGCATCCCCTGGTGGAACAGCGACATCGGCGGCTTCCACGGCGGCGATCCCTCCTCGGAGGAGTACCGGGAGCTGATGATCCGCTGGTTCCAGTTCGGTACGTTCTGCCCGATCATGCGCCTGCATGGGGTACGCGAACCGTCCGGTCCGTTCACCGCCGGGCAGACCGGAGCGGACAACGAGGTCTGGTCCTACGGCGAGCGCGCCTACCAGATCTTCCGCGAGCACCTGTTCCTGCGCGAACGGCTCAAGCCGTACCTGATGAGGCTCGCCGAGGCCGCGCACGAGCGGGGCGAGCCTGTGCTGCGCCCGCTGCTGTTCGACTTCCCCGGCGACGAACGGGCCTGGGCCGTGGACGACCAGTTCATGCTCGGCCCGGACCTGCTGGTCGCGCCCGTGCTGGCCCCCGCGGCGGCCGGTCGGAGCGTCTACCTGCCCCAGGGCACGCGCTGGGTGGAGCTCGCCACCGGTGACGTCTACGACAGCGGCACCATCGAGGCCGCCACTCCGTTGGAGCGCATCCCGGTGTTCGTCCGCGAGGGCAGTGATTGCCTTCTGTGAGGCGCAGTAGGCTCAAGACGTCGGCGACCCGCGGTCGGAGCCGGTCGGATCTGATTCCGGCCGAAGGATGCAGGAGCTGAGGAGCGGCATGGTCACCATGAGCGACGTCGCCAAGCTGTCCGGGGTGTCGAAGATGACGGTCTCCAACGTCATCAACGGCCGGGCCGGAGTCAGCGAGCCGGTCCGGCGCCGGGTGATGGAGGCGATCCGTCAGTCGGGCTACCGCGTCAACGTCTCCGCCCGGACCCTCAGATCCGGGCGGACCGGCGTCATCGGGCTGGCCGTGCCCGAGATCGACCGGCCGTACTTCGGCCAGCTCGCCGCCCACGTGATCGCCCAGGCAGCACAGCACGGCTTCCATGTTTCCATCGAGCAGACCGGCGCGGCCGCGGCCGGTGAAATGGACGCGATCGCCCATTCGCACACGCTCCATTTCGATGGCCTGATCCTCAGCGCGGTCGAGCTCGACCGCGCTGATCCGCGGCTGGCTGACGCCGGCTACCCCATCGTGATGCTGGGCGAGCAGGACTTCGGCGCGAAGTTCGACCACGTCGCCATGCCCAACGAGGAAGGCACGAAGGCGGCGACCGCACACCTGATCGACCGGGGATGTCGCCGGATCGCGCTCGTCACCGGCAGCGGTCTCGACGGAGTGAACGTGGTGACGCGCCGCTATCGGGGCTACCTCGCCGCCCTCGCCGAACATGGGCTCTCCGCCGATCCCGCGCTGTTCTTCGCCATCGATGGGATGACCATGGACTCCGGCCGCGACGCGGGCCGCCGCCTGGCCGACTCCGGCGGCGGGATCGACGGCGTGGTCGCGGTGACCGACACTGTCGCCCAAGGGGTGCTCCGCGGTCTCGCCGACCGCGGTGTTCGCGTCCCCGACGACGTACGGCTCATCGGCTTCGACGACATCCCCGAGTCGGAGTTCATGGTCCCGTCGTTGTCCACGGTGGCACCCGACCACCGGTGGATGGCCGCGAAGGCCGTCGAACTGCTGATCAATCGCATTCACGCCCCGCTCCGCCAGGCCGGTGAACACATAGCTCCCTTCACACTCGTGATCCGCGAATCAACTCGCTGATCAGTGGCCAGGGAGCCCAGAGTCGAATATACGTTTGAACCATGGCATAGACTCGACACCATGAATGCCCCGTTCCAAGCATCTCTGCTCGGCCTGGACGAGGAGCTGGGGGTCGGGCCGCTCGGCGACACGGTCCGCAGGACGCACCTCGACCGCGGCGCCTGGATCGACCTGCGGCTGGGCTGGCTGTCGGGGGCGGACACGCTGTTCGAGCGGCTGGCCGAGACGGTGCCGTGGCGGGCCGAGCGGCGGCACATGTACGACCGGGTGGTGGACGTGCCGCGGCTGCTGAAGTTCTACGACGAGGACGAGACCCTGCCCGATCCGGTGCTCGACGACTGCAGGCGCGCGCTCAACGAGCACTACGAGGAGGAGCTGGGGGAGCCGTTCCGTACGGCCGGGCTCTGCTTCTACCGCGACGGCCGCGACAGCGTGGCCTGGCACGGCGACACGATCGGGAGGGGCGGCACCGAGGACACCATGGTGGCGATCGTCTCGGTCGGCGATCCCCGCCCGCTCCTGCTCCGCCCGCGCGGCGGCGGGCCGTCCATCCGGCGCGATCTGGGGCATGGGGATCTGATCGTGATGGGCGGGAGCTGCCAGCGTACGTGGGAGCACGCGATCCCGAAGACGGCCCGGCCCACGGGGCCGCGCATCAGCATCCAGTTCCGGCCCCGCGGGGTTCGCTGACGGCCCCCTCAGGGTTCCGGGCACGTCGCGCGCCGACGCCCCACGCTCGAGTCCGCCGACGACGCGAGCCCGCGCCCGAGGGCGGCGGCGCGGGGCCGAGGCTGCGGTTACCTCAGGGTCAGGCGGGCGACGCGGCCCCCTTCGCCCGAGGCCCAGCACGTCAGGTCAGGGGTGCACGACACCGTGTCGAAGGAACCGCTGTCGAACGTCTCCCAGCTCCGCCCGCCCGACCACGTGACATCGCTGCCGGAAGGCCCCACCGCGATGGCCGCGAAGGGCAGGTGCGGGAGCCAGGCGACCCCCGACCGGTACGCGGGAGGCGGCGTGGTGGCCGGCCGCCAGGTGGCGCCGCCGTCGGCGGTCACCGCGCCCGCGCTGGGGGACGGCTGGTCGGGCCGGTAGTCGCCGCCGACCGCGATGCCGTGGTGGCGGTCGCGAAAGGCCAGGCCGAACACGCCGCGCGCCGCGTCCCCAGCGGGGATCGGGGTGTCGGCCACCGTCCAGGTGCGCCCGCGGTCGCCCGAGTGGAACACCCGTGACCGCTCCGCCCCGCCGCTGGCCAGCCAGGCGTCCCGGCCGCCCGCCGTGACCAGGCACTGCCCGCTCGCCGCGAAGCCCGCCTCGCCCGGCAGCGCCTCCGGCATCCCGTCGGCGGGCAGTACCTGCCAGCTCCGCCCGCCGTCCTCCGTCGCCAGGATGCGGAACCTGCCGTCCACGGGATCGCTCATGGCCAGCCCGTGCCGCCGGTCGAAGAAGGCGAGGCAGTCGTAGAACGCCTTCGGCTCGTCGTTCCTGAACGCTTCCGCCCAGGTGCGCCCGCCGTCCTCAGTCCGGTAGACGCGCGAGTCCGTACCCTCGCCGATGGACAGCGCCACGGCCCGGCGCGCGCCGAAGGCCTCGATGTCGCGGAACTGGAGCGCGGCGGTGTCGGGCGGTGAGACGTTCTCCCAGCTGCGCCCGCCGTCCACGGTCCGCAGCACGGTGCCGCCCGAGCCGGAGGCCCAGGCCACGTCGCGGCTGACGGGCGACAGGCCGCGCAGGCGCGCGGTCACCCCGGTCTCCTTGAGCTCCCAGGAGAGCCGGGGCGTCCCGGCGTGGGCGGGGAGCGCGGCGGCGAGTACGACGGCCGCCGCTGACAGCGCGCCTAACGCGAATCGAAGCTTCATGTCGGGCAAACTAGCCCAAAGGATCAACACCGTCCATGGCCAGGACGACCTTGAGAACCCCGGTCAGGCGGCCGCGCGGGCCGCGCCCCACGACAGCAGGGCCTCCGCCGTGTCGAAGCGGCGGCTGGAGTCGGACTCGCCGAGCAGCACGCCGACCAGCGTGTGGCCGTCCTGCTCGCCCGCGAACGCCAGCGTGTACCCCGCCGCCCGGGTGAACCCGGTCTTCACCCCGATCGCACCGGGCGTCCCGAGCAGCCGGTTGGTGTTGCGCCAGCCGTACGTGCCGTGCTCCCCGTTGGCGTCCAGCGAGTGGTACCGGGTGCCGACCACCTGCTTGATCAGCGGCACCTGCAGCGCCTTGGCCGCCAGCACGGTCTGGTCGTGGGCCGTGGAGTAGCCGTCGCCGTCCGGCGTGGGCAGGCCGTCGGCGTTGACGTACTCGGTCTCCTTCATGCCGAGCTCGCGGGCCGTCGCGTTCATCTTGGCGACGAAGCCCTTGACGCCGGGCCCGTACGTGCGGGCCAGCGCGTGCGCGGCGTCCGCGCCCGAGGGGAGCATCAGGCCGTACAGGAGCTCGCCGACGGGGATGCGGTCGCCGGGCTGCAGGTCGGCGGTGGTGCCGCCGCCGTCCTCGGCATACTGGACGTCCTCCCGCTTGATCTGCACCACGTCCGTGGGCTTGGCGGTCTTCATCACGAGGTACGCGGTCATGGTCTTGGTGACGCTGGCGATCGGCAGGCGCTCGCCGGCGTTCTTGCCGAACAGTTCCTTGCCGGACGAGGCGTCCATCAGGTACGCGGCGTTGGCGTACACCGCGGGTGCCTGCTGCCGGACGGTGGCCACGGCAGGGGCGGAAACCTGGGCATACGCGGGCGCGGCGAGCCCCGTGGCGAGGGCGAGCGCGCCTCCCACGGCGGCCAGGCGGGCTTTCCGGATACGCATTCACCCAGGCTGCCGTGCCCTTTAGCATGCTTTAGTCGAAATGAGGGGAATTTTGCGAAAGGGCATGCGGAAACGCCGATACAGCCGGAGGAATCGGTAGGTAAATCTTTTCCTGGCTATGTCCTGAGCGCTGTCAGTGAGCGCTCCAGAAGTTGTCGGCCACTCTTTCACCCGCCAGCAGCTCTGAGAACAAATCCTCCCACAATGGCATCACCAATTCCGGAGCGTACGCACGCGACGCTCTGACCGCCGCCTTCCCCATCCGCACCCGCAGCTCCCGGTCGCCGATGACCCGGCTCAGCGCCGCGGCCAGCGCGTCCACGTCGCGCGCCGGCACGAGCAAGCCGTCCACGCCGTCCGTCAGCACGTCGCGCGGCCCGGTCGGGCAGTCGTACGCGACCACCGGCAGCGCGTGTGTCATGGCCTCGATCATGACCATCGGCAGGCCCTCGAAACGCGAGCTCAGAGCGTACACGGAGGCGGCCGCGAGTGCCTTGTCCAGCCGCTCGGTACGGCCGGGCAGCTCCACGTGCCCGCCCAGCCCGTGCTGCGCGACGAGCCCTTCCAGCTGGCTCCTGCGCGGCCCGGTGCCGAAGATGCGCAGCCGCCAGTCCGGATGCTCCTGGACCACCTGCGCGAAGGCCTGGATGAGCAGGTCGAAGCCCTTCTGCGGCACCAGCCGGCCGGCCGCGACCACGACGGGGTTGACCTGCTGGGAACGTTCCTGGTCGACCCGGTCGACCGCGTTCGGGATCTGCACGATGGGGGTCTTGGGCAGCAGGCGCTGGTACTCGAGCCGGTTGGTGCGCGTCAGCACGGTGACCGCGTCGAACCGCCCGTAGTGGCGGGCGATCTCCCTGCGGATGCTGTCGGGGTACGCCGACAGGTTCATGTGCTCCTGGGCGACCTTGACGACGTTCCCGGGGGCGCGGCGGGCGGCGATCAGGTTCAGGGCGGGCCTGGTGGTCACCAGGATGCCGTCGCGCAGCCGGGAGACGTACTCCATGGCGGCCCACTCCACCCGCTCGGTGAAGTAGTCGGCCGCGAACTCGCCACGCGGCACGATCTTGCCGCGTACCCGGCGCCAGGCCCGGCGCCCGACCGAGTCCGGCCGGGTGCCGCCGCGCTGGTCGACCAGGGCGGTGATCCGGACCCGCGGGTCGAGCGTGAACCGCGGGTTGTCGCGCCGCCGTACCACGCTGACCAGCTCGACGTCGTGGCCGGCCGCGGCCATCGCGTTGGCCTGGTTGACGACGGTGCGGATGGTGCCGCCCATGCCGTAGGCGTGCAGCATCAGATAGCGGATCTTCACGCGAGGTACCCCCAGGTCCGGCAGATGGGTTTCAGCACGTCCGGGATCTGGTCCTCGGAGGGAAGCTCGCGTGGGGGCTGGACGGTGCCGGACCGGATCTTCTCGCGCCAGTCCCCGAGGCCCTTCTCCAGGACCGGCTGCTCGCCGTACGAGAGCATCCGCGGCTCCCACTCGAGCCCGAGGAACGCGCAGATCTCGCGGGTCACCCGCTCCGGCTCCGCGCTCAGCTCCTCGTACCTGACGGTCAGGCCGGGCAGCGCCGACCTGGCCCGCTGGACGGCCTTCATGTAGCGGAGCGCGTCCAGCGCGGCCGCCTCCGGGGTGCGCCTGTCCGGGCCGGCCTCGTGCCACGACGTGGCGATCGAGGCGGGGTGGCGCAGCAGGAAGACGAAGCGCGCGTCGGGCCAGCAGGTGGCGATGCGCTCGTAGGCGAACGCGTTGGCGGGCGTCTTGTCCACGACGAACCGCTTGCCGCTGCGTACCAGCTCTCTGTGCAGGACGCGGTCCCACAGCAGGTGCTCGAGGTCGGCCTGGTTGTGCCCGAGCGCGGTCATCGCCTTGGAGGCGAGGTTTGTGGCGAACTGTACGCGGAGGCGGCGTATGTGGAGCTCGTGCGGGGCGTGCAGGGCGGAGTGGGCGTTCAGTATCGCG is part of the Nonomuraea helvata genome and harbors:
- a CDS encoding glycoside hydrolase family 31 protein: MIIETGPQEILHVEPWGPHAFRVRSAPHAIRHDLPGALTTPPAGARPQQRGSTMVNGRITAEAEAGRLRFFHTETGRELLADKQPYVWHQGPRVHAPLGDGGYRIEQHFRAYDDERIYGLGQHQHGLLDQKGCVLDLVQRNTTTTIPFLFSSRGYGLLWNNPAMGRVELAHDATRWVADSAHQIDYWITAGESPAQIMASYADATGHAPLIPDWAAGFWQSKLRYRTQAELLAVARRHKELGLPLSAIVADYFHWERMGDWSFDPEFWPDPQAMVKELDQLGVKLVVSVWPTVEADSDNYPEMRAAGHLVSSVEGGLLTQDWPAKGRGESFVPSAYYDATVPDARRKLWRELREHYFDLGVEAFWLDACEPDLTPRRAEQALYGAGPGRQVGNMYGHYHARGLHDGLTEAGVARPLSLVRSCWAGSQRYGVALWSGDIRPTWDALATQVRTGLNVALSGIPWWNSDIGGFHGGDPSSEEYRELMIRWFQFGTFCPIMRLHGVREPSGPFTAGQTGADNEVWSYGERAYQIFREHLFLRERLKPYLMRLAEAAHERGEPVLRPLLFDFPGDERAWAVDDQFMLGPDLLVAPVLAPAAAGRSVYLPQGTRWVELATGDVYDSGTIEAATPLERIPVFVREGSDCLL
- a CDS encoding glycosyltransferase family 4 protein, with amino-acid sequence MKIRYLMLHAYGMGGTIRTVVNQANAMAAAGHDVELVSVVRRRDNPRFTLDPRVRITALVDQRGGTRPDSVGRRAWRRVRGKIVPRGEFAADYFTERVEWAAMEYVSRLRDGILVTTRPALNLIAARRAPGNVVKVAQEHMNLSAYPDSIRREIARHYGRFDAVTVLTRTNRLEYQRLLPKTPIVQIPNAVDRVDQERSQQVNPVVVAAGRLVPQKGFDLLIQAFAQVVQEHPDWRLRIFGTGPRRSQLEGLVAQHGLGGHVELPGRTERLDKALAAASVYALSSRFEGLPMVMIEAMTHALPVVAYDCPTGPRDVLTDGVDGLLVPARDVDALAAALSRVIGDRELRVRMGKAAVRASRAYAPELVMPLWEDLFSELLAGERVADNFWSAH
- a CDS encoding LacI family DNA-binding transcriptional regulator, whose amino-acid sequence is MVTMSDVAKLSGVSKMTVSNVINGRAGVSEPVRRRVMEAIRQSGYRVNVSARTLRSGRTGVIGLAVPEIDRPYFGQLAAHVIAQAAQHGFHVSIEQTGAAAAGEMDAIAHSHTLHFDGLILSAVELDRADPRLADAGYPIVMLGEQDFGAKFDHVAMPNEEGTKAATAHLIDRGCRRIALVTGSGLDGVNVVTRRYRGYLAALAEHGLSADPALFFAIDGMTMDSGRDAGRRLADSGGGIDGVVAVTDTVAQGVLRGLADRGVRVPDDVRLIGFDDIPESEFMVPSLSTVAPDHRWMAAKAVELLINRIHAPLRQAGEHIAPFTLVIRESTR
- a CDS encoding alpha-ketoglutarate-dependent dioxygenase AlkB — its product is MNAPFQASLLGLDEELGVGPLGDTVRRTHLDRGAWIDLRLGWLSGADTLFERLAETVPWRAERRHMYDRVVDVPRLLKFYDEDETLPDPVLDDCRRALNEHYEEELGEPFRTAGLCFYRDGRDSVAWHGDTIGRGGTEDTMVAIVSVGDPRPLLLRPRGGGPSIRRDLGHGDLIVMGGSCQRTWEHAIPKTARPTGPRISIQFRPRGVR
- a CDS encoding D-alanyl-D-alanine carboxypeptidase family protein, whose translation is MRIRKARLAAVGGALALATGLAAPAYAQVSAPAVATVRQQAPAVYANAAYLMDASSGKELFGKNAGERLPIASVTKTMTAYLVMKTAKPTDVVQIKREDVQYAEDGGGTTADLQPGDRIPVGELLYGLMLPSGADAAHALARTYGPGVKGFVAKMNATARELGMKETEYVNADGLPTPDGDGYSTAHDQTVLAAKALQVPLIKQVVGTRYHSLDANGEHGTYGWRNTNRLLGTPGAIGVKTGFTRAAGYTLAFAGEQDGHTLVGVLLGESDSSRRFDTAEALLSWGAARAAA
- a CDS encoding sulfotransferase yields the protein MNKALVRFTGFQIERVGKAPSSPPVPEIRPPADPLTDRLLEAPVFLLSPVRSGSTLLRAILNAHSALHAPHELHIRRLRVQFATNLASKAMTALGHNQADLEHLLWDRVLHRELVRSGKRFVVDKTPANAFAYERIATCWPDARFVFLLRHPASIATSWHEAGPDRRTPEAAALDALRYMKAVQRARSALPGLTVRYEELSAEPERVTREICAFLGLEWEPRMLSYGEQPVLEKGLGDWREKIRSGTVQPPRELPSEDQIPDVLKPICRTWGYLA
- a CDS encoding oxidoreductase, which codes for MKLRFALGALSAAAVVLAAALPAHAGTPRLSWELKETGVTARLRGLSPVSRDVAWASGSGGTVLRTVDGGRSWENVSPPDTAALQFRDIEAFGARRAVALSIGEGTDSRVYRTEDGGRTWAEAFRNDEPKAFYDCLAFFDRRHGLAMSDPVDGRFRILATEDGGRSWQVLPADGMPEALPGEAGFAASGQCLVTAGGRDAWLASGGAERSRVFHSGDRGRTWTVADTPIPAGDAARGVFGLAFRDRHHGIAVGGDYRPDQPSPSAGAVTADGGATWRPATTPPPAYRSGVAWLPHLPFAAIAVGPSGSDVTWSGGRSWETFDSGSFDTVSCTPDLTCWASGEGGRVARLTLR